One genomic segment of Gammaproteobacteria bacterium includes these proteins:
- a CDS encoding adenylosuccinate synthase, with the protein MSKKVVILGTQWGDEGKGKIVDLLTDQAKVVVRFQGGHNAGHTLVIDGKKTILRLIPSGILRSDVKCYIGHGVVISPKALLQEISELENNNIPVIERLRISSACHLLLPYHEALDKARELARGKSAIGTTGRGIGPAYEDKVARRGLRLMDLMDPTGLSQRLMELADYHNFMLKNYYHTDSISYETVLEDLLEASLKMNSMIADVAYELSLHSQAGNPILFEGAQGTCLDVDMGTYPFVTSSNTTAGAAATGSGIGPLALDYVLGVSKAYTTRVGAGPFPTELQNEIGRFMGEKGQEFGSVTGRPRRCGWLDAVSLRRSIQINSVSGLCITKLDVLDGLEKINICVGYELNGEKLEVPPQDSRELEKCTPIYEELPGWKNPTFAVKTLEELPIEAVNYIHRIEELVGAPVDIISTGPDRSQTIVKRHPFL; encoded by the coding sequence ATGAGTAAAAAAGTTGTAATATTGGGCACTCAATGGGGTGATGAAGGCAAAGGTAAAATTGTTGATTTGCTCACAGATCAAGCCAAAGTAGTCGTACGTTTTCAAGGTGGACATAATGCAGGTCACACGCTCGTAATTGACGGAAAAAAAACGATTTTGCGTTTAATTCCATCAGGAATTTTGCGTTCTGATGTTAAATGTTACATCGGACATGGTGTGGTAATCTCACCAAAAGCTTTGTTGCAAGAAATTTCAGAGTTGGAGAATAATAATATTCCTGTCATTGAACGATTACGAATCAGCAGTGCATGTCATTTGTTGTTGCCTTATCACGAAGCCTTAGACAAAGCACGTGAATTAGCGCGAGGAAAATCAGCGATCGGAACGACAGGTCGAGGTATTGGACCTGCATACGAAGATAAAGTTGCTCGTCGAGGATTACGACTCATGGATCTAATGGATCCAACAGGACTCAGCCAGCGATTAATGGAGCTCGCTGATTATCATAATTTCATGTTAAAAAATTATTATCACACTGATAGCATTTCTTATGAAACCGTGCTTGAAGATTTACTCGAAGCAAGTCTGAAAATGAATTCGATGATTGCAGACGTTGCGTATGAGCTTTCACTTCATTCCCAAGCTGGAAATCCTATTTTATTTGAAGGTGCACAAGGAACATGTCTTGATGTTGATATGGGCACCTATCCCTTCGTAACGTCTTCAAATACGACTGCAGGTGCTGCAGCAACAGGATCAGGTATCGGTCCGCTAGCCCTTGATTATGTTTTAGGTGTTTCAAAAGCGTATACAACACGTGTAGGTGCAGGTCCATTTCCTACAGAGTTACAAAATGAAATTGGGCGCTTCATGGGTGAGAAGGGACAAGAATTTGGTTCAGTAACAGGCCGCCCACGACGTTGTGGTTGGTTAGATGCTGTTTCACTCCGACGCTCAATTCAAATTAATAGTGTGAGTGGATTATGCATCACAAAACTGGATGTTCTCGATGGTCTTGAAAAAATTAATATTTGTGTTGGCTATGAATTAAATGGAGAAAAGCTAGAAGTTCCTCCACAAGATTCTCGTGAATTAGAAAAATGCACGCCTATTTATGAAGAACTTCCAGGCTGGAAAAATCCAACATTTGCGGTGAAAACATTGGAAGAGTTGCCGATAGAAGCGGTTAATTATATTCATCGAATTGAAGAATTAGTGGGTGCGCCAGTTGATATTATTTCTACAGGGCCTGATCGTAGTCAAACAATTGTGAAACGTCATCCTTTTTTGTAG
- the hflC gene encoding protease modulator HflC produces MATVKSITVFAVLFVLFILFGCLYTVEEGQRALILHLGEISLGADKKPRVVAPGLHFTIPFVNRVQYFDMRLNTNDVKSSRIFTSEQEYVLVDYYVKWRIEDIALYYQRTSGYSDRAEKLLEQKINNALRAAFGQITTQEVIAGKRGNVMALLKEEANQNAKELGIAVFDVRIKRIDFPKEVTETVYTEMRTKRKQDATKHRSEGISKANAIRAQTDKNVVVKLAQARRSAAEIRAQGQSEAAKIYNETFSLDKEFYALLRSLEAYKNTFKSKNDFLILEPDSQFFKFFKGV; encoded by the coding sequence ATGGCAACAGTAAAATCAATTACAGTTTTTGCAGTATTATTCGTACTTTTTATTTTGTTCGGCTGTTTATACACAGTTGAAGAAGGTCAACGTGCATTAATTTTGCATTTAGGTGAAATTTCTTTGGGGGCAGATAAAAAACCTCGTGTAGTAGCTCCAGGTTTGCATTTTACAATACCCTTTGTTAATCGAGTACAATATTTTGATATGCGTTTAAATACAAATGATGTGAAATCATCGCGTATTTTTACCTCTGAACAAGAATATGTATTGGTCGATTATTATGTAAAATGGCGTATTGAAGATATTGCACTTTACTATCAACGCACGAGTGGATATTCAGACCGCGCTGAAAAATTGCTTGAACAAAAAATTAATAATGCTTTACGTGCGGCATTTGGTCAAATTACAACGCAAGAGGTTATAGCAGGAAAACGGGGCAATGTGATGGCGCTTTTGAAAGAAGAGGCTAATCAAAACGCAAAAGAATTAGGAATTGCAGTTTTTGATGTTCGAATAAAACGAATTGATTTTCCAAAAGAAGTCACTGAAACAGTTTATACTGAAATGCGTACTAAACGAAAACAAGATGCTACAAAACATCGCTCAGAAGGTATTTCGAAAGCCAATGCAATACGAGCTCAAACAGATAAAAATGTAGTAGTAAAATTAGCGCAAGCTCGTCGGAGTGCGGCTGAAATTCGAGCGCAAGGTCAATCAGAGGCTGCAAAAATTTATAATGAAACCTTCTCGCTAGATAAAGAATTCTACGCATTGTTACGAAGCTTGGAAGCATATAAAAATACGTTTAAAAGTAAGAATGATTTCTTGATACTTGAGCCAGACTCACAGTTTTTTAAATTTTTTAAAGGTGTATAG
- a CDS encoding FG-GAP-like repeat-containing protein — protein sequence MSMFEISRAQGTKASEAVEPGTSVVITQGELIICDQSFTEVSSVTRIDNNLQLIVADNPPTVFNQFFSAPNSLIQFTDQQFTNDDLNKVLSVHLTSTDSNQTSHEIFLSPGSAVFAQPGENYYLNSTEFNIKDLHRHGKDLLIQSHDETAKTIAILKDFFKTPESGFDSPELNIIDPTEGSTHDMVVNPHSSIFQWEGEPLPVAVVGSLYGYYFKLEGAQTEEYHLVARTENGALPSWMTFSHLGGGQYYLSGTPPSTALGNQEIFIEAYCIKNKIGFHTQQSYELTIKASSETTTRAIVDDVAAAEYRSLGETITADSFVTGVVAVNQMPYMSMPEIAVLTSLPAVNPMTMAQTFSSYTTHNEIQPVKGLHDQSIIIENQKTHTEDIANHIEITAHPEGGIPNGVHGLSPVKIVHDVTTTSTTKNDTTTETSSSAEPTTPTTNTSTSTGTDTTTETTTSPPSNPSATNHSLLTILTTPPPTTFTTLQSYLDGVHGVTFGGDIFFNYYPGTLGTSAFIIPNATGNGYGVLVDASTSGRTSGNSLGDVYYLNGQSTFPTSFHISDPGVTGTVFYPPFGQVLFPTQIYNASDFNGDGSTDMFFVAYSSGGFTSYIVFGSPSGFPSTVNLGNLVSSGGAVALTSSQSFTNGGVLGDINGDGLSDLGLVKTISFPGFTQAYVFLGTHTPPNSLDVSALDGTNGFTITAAGRFGIGQSNTIMGIDLNGDGFNDILFKSYHNFTTDTATIIFGNSTGFPSTFDIGNVGQVGQPAGFVIYNSTDSPYSSHHFADPAVNIGNFNGSGIDSLVISELDLFTSNSSTYVIFGSHSFTNNVNFDLNTLNGSNGFLLTSSAPQHYVTSIAYLGDVNGDGKADFGFIDKSAYSLQGAAYIIFGSSNPFPAVIDYSHLTPNQGFVIQFTPGVSATTIGGGGDLNGDGIADIVLSNPTTNVGPAPGYGASGVSYIVFGGNFNGVITLKGTSGAETLTGTNGNDVIYGGGGNDTINALGGNDFINALGNSRIDAGQGNDTIVYYRDDAPVSGGTGTDTLWFKYDNTHVTFIGATNYTGIDAINLTSMQSMVGNSVTLDAATVLSMSDANLMTITGNAHDTLTLVSRDIWTSSSVISGYTTYTSMSGSVLNVQNDVHVNFSGPVFVNLGQPFNGFEFDGQTFAISGREATMVADMTGDGLGDLIVGVYIGASYYGEVHLIPGSTTPFPNQFDITNGSVNGTIFTATSPNANLYPYHVAGVTDFNGDGLDDILIVGNDSSRYYSFNQTFPFQNAKSYIVFGDSNGFAANVDISTLVSNGGAIEFSVVNPSSGIVTYSFTNGTYLGDINGDGLADIIISDFVSSGVFTRDLDVFVVFGTSTPSNHINLSTLDGTNGFELTPTVNQPSFLGMTGVDINGDGFNDVFLNTYRTTPYNNQVTVTFGRSTGFSPSFDPTVLPVGEGFIIHDSTRNDSNYNGLGVRNSANIGDFNQDGIDDVMIIEKGTQGVYIIFGDPSFSTTSTFDLASINGLNGIKLSAGPDGYIVQVAYLGDVNGDGLSDIGIVNNYSYGGKGAAYIVFGSTDVFASGIDLTNLTKDQGFTILGADSNNSLYSISGGADVNGDGLSDIVVSGPYINNSNGASYVIFGSNFNNVITLKGTSAGETLTGTAGDDVIYGAGGNDTINALGGNDFISALGNSRIYAGQGNDTIVYYRDDAQVQGGTGTDMLWFKYDNTHVTFIDSTNYTGIDEINLQPMRSLVGNSVTLDAATVLSMSDANLMTITGNAHDILTLIATDIWTATTSLAGYTTYTSLSGSVVNVENDVHVTFAPPASPVTLNFTVQELTDGTHGFTLTHTTLLNATSSTIIQNGDGFGDLFIANGFSAGSSPFTRAFIVDGQATFGASVPFDDPSLTTSLFNNTSFGFPISAYGQHVNSVGDFNGDGLHDILISEFFGGYSHIILGQPGGFAATSLIASVGINLPGHYNATTSAALGDVNGDGLSDIALSDSQSGWGAVIFGTTTPGGSITTTALTGADGFQIARPGSNISAGLQDFGTNDINGDGKNDIFVSYYDTSVHTGGIGVILGSTPAFSSTVTVSSAGISGANGFLITNSAGIPGSNNYLINPTEIGNLTGNGVDAIALSSKDTVYVIFGSTSFPMGGNFDVTSINGTNGFELNTASHAANITSIAYLGDVNGDALSDFGFLDSNAYSGLGAVYVVFGSPDPFSAIPIDFTTLNSDQGFVITDPLGFTSNQTVAGILSAPTVSGGGDLNGDGLGEIVITSGSNQHIIYGQNFNGAITQLVDPNHSSIQGVGSDDVIYGTSGNDTITGGSGDSFISAGAGIDVINGGTGNNTIVYDGFDASVDGGLGGQNTLWLENDGIMADLQGTTIFKDFDVIDLRPLQSLQGNEVVLDPLGVSNMSHTNTLQVDGGAHDALVLHDVGPDMWSVIATNVNIGGSVYTAYSSAVSHSTVYAENTLNHVSIV from the coding sequence ATGAGCATGTTTGAAATCAGTCGTGCTCAGGGAACTAAAGCATCAGAAGCGGTAGAACCTGGTACGAGCGTTGTTATCACACAGGGCGAACTAATTATATGTGATCAATCTTTCACAGAGGTTTCTTCGGTCACGCGAATTGATAATAATTTACAACTCATTGTTGCTGATAATCCACCGACGGTATTTAATCAATTTTTCAGTGCACCAAATTCTCTTATTCAATTTACAGATCAACAATTCACAAATGATGATTTGAATAAGGTATTAAGTGTTCATTTAACATCAACAGATTCAAATCAAACATCTCACGAAATATTTCTTTCACCGGGTAGTGCAGTGTTTGCACAACCTGGTGAAAATTATTATTTAAATTCTACTGAATTTAATATAAAAGATTTACATCGTCATGGTAAAGATTTATTGATTCAATCACACGATGAAACAGCAAAAACAATTGCGATACTGAAAGATTTTTTTAAAACACCTGAATCTGGGTTTGATTCACCAGAGTTGAATATCATTGATCCGACTGAAGGTTCAACACATGATATGGTCGTAAATCCCCATTCCAGTATTTTCCAATGGGAGGGTGAACCATTACCCGTTGCCGTTGTTGGATCATTGTACGGCTATTATTTCAAATTAGAAGGAGCTCAAACTGAGGAATACCATTTGGTAGCTAGAACAGAAAACGGAGCATTACCTTCATGGATGACGTTTTCACATTTAGGTGGAGGACAATATTATTTATCCGGTACACCACCATCAACGGCCCTTGGTAATCAGGAAATATTTATAGAGGCATACTGCATTAAAAATAAAATTGGATTTCACACTCAACAATCCTACGAATTAACAATCAAAGCAAGTAGTGAGACGACAACGCGTGCTATTGTTGATGATGTTGCAGCCGCAGAATATAGAAGTTTAGGTGAAACTATCACAGCTGATAGTTTTGTTACGGGCGTGGTTGCGGTAAATCAAATGCCGTATATGTCGATGCCTGAAATTGCTGTTCTCACTAGTTTACCAGCAGTTAATCCAATGACAATGGCTCAAACATTTAGTAGCTATACTACTCATAATGAAATTCAACCTGTAAAAGGACTCCACGATCAAAGTATAATCATTGAAAATCAAAAAACTCATACTGAAGATATTGCGAATCACATTGAAATTACCGCTCATCCCGAAGGGGGAATTCCTAACGGAGTGCATGGATTGAGTCCAGTTAAAATCGTACATGATGTTACGACTACATCTACAACTAAAAATGACACTACGACGGAAACTTCATCCTCTGCGGAACCTACAACCCCAACTACGAATACATCAACTTCTACAGGTACTGACACAACAACTGAAACGACGACGTCGCCTCCATCAAATCCATCTGCTACAAATCATAGCTTGCTAACAATTTTAACTACGCCTCCTCCAACAACTTTTACCACATTGCAATCCTATTTAGATGGTGTGCATGGAGTTACATTTGGTGGAGATATTTTCTTTAACTATTATCCAGGGACATTAGGAACCTCAGCTTTCATTATTCCGAACGCCACTGGTAATGGATATGGCGTATTAGTCGATGCGTCAACGAGTGGGAGAACCTCAGGAAATAGTCTTGGAGATGTTTATTACCTAAATGGCCAGTCAACATTCCCAACTTCATTTCATATATCTGATCCAGGTGTAACAGGAACTGTCTTCTATCCTCCGTTTGGTCAAGTCCTTTTTCCAACACAAATCTACAATGCGAGCGACTTCAATGGTGATGGTTCTACGGATATGTTTTTTGTCGCGTATTCGTCAGGAGGATTTACATCATATATCGTTTTTGGTAGTCCCAGTGGGTTTCCTTCTACAGTAAATTTAGGCAATTTAGTGAGTTCTGGTGGTGCAGTAGCTCTTACTTCGAGTCAATCATTTACCAATGGCGGTGTTCTAGGTGATATTAATGGAGACGGCCTGAGTGATCTTGGACTTGTGAAAACGATATCATTTCCTGGATTCACTCAAGCTTATGTTTTCTTGGGAACGCATACTCCTCCAAATTCATTGGATGTTAGTGCATTGGATGGTACCAATGGATTTACAATTACCGCAGCAGGGCGATTTGGAATAGGTCAATCCAATACGATTATGGGAATCGATTTAAATGGCGATGGATTCAACGATATTCTGTTTAAATCCTACCATAACTTCACAACTGATACGGCCACGATAATTTTTGGCAATAGCACAGGATTTCCTTCTACATTTGATATCGGGAATGTAGGGCAGGTAGGTCAGCCGGCTGGATTTGTCATTTATAATAGTACAGATTCTCCTTATAGTAGCCACCATTTTGCTGATCCAGCTGTGAATATCGGCAATTTTAACGGCAGCGGTATCGATAGTCTCGTCATTAGTGAATTAGATTTATTTACGAGTAATTCTTCAACCTATGTCATTTTTGGTAGTCATTCTTTTACAAATAATGTTAATTTCGATTTAAATACACTGAATGGCTCAAATGGATTTTTGTTAACATCTTCAGCTCCACAACACTATGTAACGAGTATCGCTTATTTAGGAGATGTTAATGGTGATGGCAAAGCCGATTTTGGTTTTATCGATAAAAGCGCTTATAGCTTACAAGGTGCTGCGTACATTATTTTTGGAAGCAGCAATCCTTTCCCGGCAGTAATTGATTATTCACATTTAACTCCGAACCAAGGTTTTGTAATTCAATTTACACCAGGCGTTTCTGCTACAACCATAGGTGGTGGTGGAGATTTAAATGGTGATGGAATTGCTGACATTGTTTTAAGTAATCCAACTACCAATGTAGGTCCTGCACCTGGATATGGCGCGAGTGGTGTAAGCTATATTGTTTTTGGTGGCAATTTTAATGGTGTAATTACACTTAAAGGTACCTCAGGTGCAGAAACGCTAACCGGAACGAACGGTAATGATGTGATCTATGGTGGCGGCGGCAATGATACTATTAATGCGTTGGGTGGAAATGATTTTATCAATGCTCTTGGAAATTCTAGAATTGATGCAGGCCAAGGAAATGATACCATCGTTTATTACCGTGACGACGCGCCGGTGAGTGGCGGAACAGGTACAGATACGCTTTGGTTTAAATACGATAATACACACGTCACTTTTATTGGAGCAACGAATTACACAGGTATTGATGCTATCAATCTAACCTCTATGCAAAGTATGGTCGGTAACAGTGTCACATTAGATGCAGCAACAGTATTATCAATGTCAGACGCTAATTTAATGACCATAACAGGCAATGCACATGATACTTTAACACTTGTTTCGAGAGATATTTGGACATCCTCTTCAGTCATTTCAGGTTATACAACGTATACTTCAATGAGTGGGTCTGTGCTAAATGTACAAAATGATGTCCATGTAAATTTTTCAGGCCCAGTATTTGTCAATTTAGGTCAACCCTTTAATGGTTTTGAATTTGATGGTCAAACTTTTGCAATATCTGGTAGAGAAGCTACGATGGTAGCAGATATGACAGGTGATGGTCTTGGTGATTTAATTGTAGGTGTCTATATTGGCGCCAGTTATTACGGTGAAGTACATCTAATACCAGGCAGCACTACACCATTTCCGAATCAATTTGATATTACGAATGGTTCTGTTAATGGAACAATTTTTACGGCGACATCACCGAATGCGAACTTATATCCGTACCATGTTGCGGGGGTGACGGATTTTAATGGTGATGGTTTGGATGATATACTTATTGTTGGTAATGATTCCAGCAGATATTACTCTTTCAACCAGACTTTTCCTTTCCAAAATGCAAAATCATATATTGTATTTGGTGATTCTAATGGTTTTGCTGCAAATGTCGATATATCCACCCTTGTTAGCAACGGTGGGGCTATAGAATTTTCTGTAGTAAATCCCTCTAGTGGGATCGTGACATATTCCTTTACTAATGGAACTTATTTAGGTGATATCAATGGTGATGGTCTTGCAGATATCATAATTTCCGATTTTGTGAGTTCGGGGGTTTTTACACGGGACCTTGATGTCTTCGTTGTTTTTGGTACATCAACGCCAAGTAATCATATTAATTTGTCAACATTAGATGGTACAAATGGTTTTGAGCTCACGCCTACAGTTAATCAACCGTCGTTTCTTGGTATGACCGGTGTTGACATTAATGGTGATGGATTTAATGATGTATTTCTCAATACTTATAGAACTACGCCTTATAATAACCAGGTTACTGTTACTTTTGGTCGATCAACAGGTTTCTCCCCTAGTTTTGATCCTACAGTATTACCTGTAGGCGAAGGTTTTATTATTCATGACAGTACTAGGAATGATTCAAATTACAATGGTTTAGGGGTTCGAAATTCTGCTAATATCGGTGATTTTAATCAAGATGGTATAGACGACGTTATGATAATCGAAAAAGGTACTCAAGGAGTCTATATTATTTTTGGTGATCCAAGTTTTTCAACGACAAGTACTTTCGACCTTGCATCAATAAATGGTCTTAATGGAATTAAATTAAGTGCTGGTCCTGATGGTTACATTGTCCAAGTAGCCTACCTAGGTGATGTGAACGGTGATGGACTTTCAGATATAGGAATTGTCAACAACTACTCTTATGGTGGAAAAGGGGCTGCGTATATTGTTTTTGGAAGTACTGATGTGTTTGCTTCAGGTATAGATCTTACTAATTTAACAAAAGATCAAGGTTTTACAATACTGGGCGCAGACTCAAACAATTCATTATATTCAATCAGTGGTGGAGCTGATGTCAATGGAGATGGGTTATCGGACATAGTAGTCAGCGGGCCCTATATCAATAATTCTAATGGTGCTTCTTATGTTATTTTTGGTAGTAATTTTAATAATGTCATAACGCTCAAGGGTACATCAGCGGGTGAAACTTTGACGGGAACTGCCGGAGATGATGTGATTTACGGTGCTGGCGGAAATGATACCATCAATGCATTGGGTGGTAATGATTTTATATCAGCTCTAGGAAATTCTAGAATTTATGCAGGTCAAGGCAATGATACAATAGTTTATTACCGTGACGATGCACAGGTGCAAGGTGGCACAGGTACTGATATGTTGTGGTTTAAATATGATAATACACATGTCACATTTATAGACTCAACAAATTATACAGGTATTGATGAAATTAATTTACAACCCATGAGATCACTTGTTGGAAATAGTGTCACATTAGATGCAGCAACAGTATTATCAATGTCTGATGCAAATCTGATGACAATCACAGGCAATGCGCATGATATTCTGACATTAATAGCAACGGATATATGGACAGCAACAACCTCACTAGCTGGTTATACAACGTACACATCACTGAGTGGTTCAGTGGTGAATGTCGAAAATGATGTACATGTGACATTTGCTCCACCAGCTTCTCCAGTAACGTTGAATTTCACTGTACAAGAATTAACTGATGGTACGCACGGATTTACTTTAACTCACACAACTTTACTGAATGCGACAAGTTCAACGATTATTCAAAATGGTGATGGTTTTGGAGATTTATTTATTGCTAACGGATTTAGTGCGGGATCAAGTCCTTTCACAAGAGCCTTTATTGTAGATGGTCAAGCAACATTTGGTGCGAGTGTACCATTTGATGATCCTTCATTAACGACGTCTTTATTTAATAATACTTCCTTCGGATTTCCCATTTCAGCCTACGGTCAACATGTGAATTCAGTTGGTGATTTTAATGGGGATGGGCTGCATGATATATTAATCTCAGAATTTTTTGGTGGATATTCTCATATTATTTTGGGACAACCCGGGGGATTTGCTGCAACATCATTAATTGCATCAGTAGGGATTAATTTACCTGGACATTATAATGCTACGACATCAGCGGCTTTAGGTGATGTCAATGGTGATGGTCTCAGTGATATTGCATTGAGTGATTCGCAATCAGGTTGGGGTGCTGTGATATTCGGTACCACAACACCTGGCGGCAGTATCACTACTACCGCACTAACAGGCGCAGATGGATTCCAAATTGCGCGCCCAGGCTCAAATATTTCTGCAGGTCTTCAAGATTTTGGTACTAATGACATTAATGGCGATGGCAAGAATGATATTTTTGTAAGCTATTACGATACCTCTGTGCATACTGGTGGAATCGGTGTGATATTAGGTAGCACACCCGCATTTTCTTCTACAGTTACTGTTTCATCTGCTGGTATTAGTGGTGCTAATGGATTTTTAATTACAAATTCTGCTGGAATTCCTGGTTCAAATAATTATCTCATTAATCCTACAGAAATAGGTAATTTGACAGGCAATGGTGTGGATGCTATTGCTTTATCATCCAAAGATACTGTGTATGTTATATTCGGAAGTACATCATTTCCGATGGGTGGTAATTTCGATGTCACTTCAATTAATGGTACGAATGGTTTTGAATTAAATACGGCTTCTCACGCAGCCAATATTACCAGCATTGCATACTTAGGGGATGTAAATGGTGATGCTTTGTCTGATTTCGGATTCCTTGATAGTAATGCTTATAGTGGACTCGGTGCAGTGTATGTTGTTTTCGGAAGTCCAGATCCTTTCTCTGCAATACCCATTGATTTTACTACACTTAATTCTGATCAAGGGTTTGTCATTACCGATCCTTTAGGATTTACATCAAACCAAACAGTCGCGGGTATTTTGAGCGCACCAACAGTGAGTGGTGGTGGTGATTTAAATGGTGATGGTCTGGGTGAAATTGTCATTACCAGTGGAAGTAATCAACATATTATTTACGGTCAAAATTTTAATGGCGCAATAACACAATTAGTTGATCCTAACCATTCATCAATACAAGGTGTAGGAAGTGATGATGTCATCTATGGTACTTCTGGAAACGATACTATCACGGGTGGTTCTGGCGATTCATTTATTAGTGCGGGTGCAGGAATCGATGTAATTAACGGCGGTACTGGAAATAATACGATTGTTTATGATGGATTTGATGCATCAGTTGACGGAGGATTGGGTGGACAAAATACATTGTGGTTAGAAAATGATGGAATCATGGCAGATTTACAGGGCACAACAATTTTCAAAGATTTTGATGTCATAGATTTAAGACCTTTGCAATCACTTCAAGGTAACGAAGTAGTTTTAGATCCGCTAGGCGTTTCCAATATGTCTCATACGAATACATTGCAAGTCGATGGTGGTGCTCATGATGCACTCGTATTACATGATGTTGGTCCCGATATGTGGAGTGTTATCGCAACTAATGTCAATATTGGTGGATCTGTGTATACCGCTTACTCGTCAGCGGTCAGTCATTCAACTGTGTATGCCGAAAATACTCTCAATCATGTTTCAATTGTTTAG
- the hflK gene encoding FtsH protease activity modulator HflK: protein MSWNEPGNRDPKNPWNRGNKNQGPPDLDELVRKIRDKLLKLMGSKKPGSRQTNENNDGNKNTGFLNIKKLSPYHFGLGLAALIAIWILSGIYIISPMKSGVVLRFGAYHHTVQPGPHWLPRLIDSYKTVNVQEATSFTYTDEMLTRDGNIVSVELSVIYRRDNVRDFLFNVKEPQDSIKQATASALRQVVGDSDLDEILTTGRQKIRDEILQQLVTILTPYKTGIEIIDVNLQPVKPPEAVTEAFDDVIKARKDEKRIINEAEAYASQYNATVVGEVERILREAEGEKERLVSDAQADVAQFKALRQLYRAQPEVMKMRLYMDAIESILSKSSKVLVATKSGQNILYLPLDKIMESQRQNNKDESSQVEGVSAANEVDPDLPVDTAASQLTEATNDRRSTDLTRGGYQWQQ, encoded by the coding sequence ATGTCGTGGAATGAACCAGGAAACAGGGATCCAAAAAATCCGTGGAATCGAGGAAATAAAAATCAGGGTCCTCCCGACCTCGATGAGCTTGTACGTAAAATTCGAGATAAATTGCTCAAACTGATGGGAAGTAAAAAGCCAGGTTCTCGTCAGACGAATGAAAACAATGATGGTAATAAAAATACAGGTTTTTTAAATATCAAAAAATTATCACCATATCATTTTGGATTGGGTTTAGCAGCACTGATAGCAATTTGGATTCTCTCTGGCATCTACATTATATCTCCGATGAAAAGTGGCGTTGTATTACGTTTTGGTGCATATCACCACACTGTTCAACCAGGGCCGCATTGGTTACCTCGACTTATTGATTCTTATAAGACCGTCAATGTTCAAGAAGCAACATCGTTTACTTATACAGATGAAATGCTAACACGTGATGGTAATATTGTTTCCGTTGAATTATCTGTAATCTATCGTCGTGATAATGTCCGTGACTTTTTATTCAATGTGAAAGAACCTCAAGATAGTATCAAACAAGCCACTGCAAGTGCTCTAAGACAAGTAGTCGGAGATTCTGATTTAGATGAAATTTTGACTACAGGACGGCAAAAAATTCGTGATGAAATTTTGCAGCAATTAGTGACAATTTTAACACCTTATAAAACAGGTATTGAAATTATAGATGTGAACTTACAACCAGTTAAACCACCGGAAGCAGTTACTGAAGCATTTGATGATGTCATTAAAGCTCGTAAAGATGAAAAACGTATTATCAATGAAGCAGAGGCGTACGCTAGTCAGTATAATGCGACAGTTGTTGGTGAAGTTGAACGAATATTACGAGAAGCCGAAGGCGAAAAAGAGCGGTTAGTTTCAGATGCACAAGCTGATGTTGCTCAATTTAAAGCGTTGCGTCAGTTGTATCGTGCTCAGCCAGAAGTTATGAAAATGAGACTCTATATGGACGCAATAGAATCTATTCTCTCTAAAAGTAGTAAAGTACTAGTAGCAACTAAAAGTGGACAAAATATTTTGTATTTACCCCTAGATAAAATTATGGAATCTCAACGTCAAAATAATAAGGATGAAAGTAGTCAAGTGGAAGGTGTGAGTGCGGCGAATGAGGTCGATCCTGATTTACCTGTTGATACAGCTGCTTCCCAACTGACTGAAGCTACTAATGATCGTCGTTCCACCGATTTGACACGGGGAGGATATCAATGGCAACAGTAA